One region of Pseudomonas alvandae genomic DNA includes:
- a CDS encoding sigma-70 family RNA polymerase sigma factor: MRSDETLGTADLGLLYRTHHSWLQGWLIRRIGCRDNAADLAQDTFVRLLKSRQSSPLREPRAYLSSIARGLMIDQYRRRELERAYLESITLLPQHEVPSEERRLLILDALERIDRMLDMLKPRVRQAFLFARLDGLTCAQIAEKLGVSSATVERDLAIALQHCYRLRYVEA, translated from the coding sequence ATGCGCAGCGATGAAACACTAGGTACTGCAGATCTAGGGCTGCTCTATCGCACCCACCACTCGTGGTTACAAGGTTGGCTGATCCGACGCATTGGATGTCGCGATAACGCAGCAGATTTGGCGCAGGACACCTTTGTACGTCTGCTCAAATCCCGTCAGTCCAGCCCCTTGCGTGAACCACGCGCCTATTTGAGCAGTATCGCCCGCGGACTGATGATTGATCAGTATCGTCGTCGCGAACTCGAACGTGCCTACTTGGAAAGCATCACGTTGCTGCCTCAACACGAGGTTCCCTCGGAAGAACGCCGACTGCTGATTCTTGATGCGCTTGAGCGCATAGACCGCATGCTCGATATGCTTAAGCCGAGAGTTCGCCAAGCGTTTTTATTTGCCCGGCTCGACGGTTTGACCTGCGCGCAAATAGCCGAAAAGCTGGGTGTTTCCAGTGCGACGGTGGAACGCGACCTGGCCATAGCCCTGCAACACTGCTATCGCTTGCGTTATGTCGAGGCGTGA
- a CDS encoding lysophospholipid acyltransferase family protein: MVGLFIVLSFPFLCVFMLINPKKNRNLHVACRAYSVINRIFLVRVAVRGFNTIAEGKPYIYVVNHQCNYDVMIVAEALKPGTVIVGKESLKWLPLVGQLYWLTGSLFIDRSNPRASIQSMRKVAKNVAANNTSLWIFPEGTRNNGGNLLPFKSGAFRLAKDMGVGIVPVTICSAVRDVAYNSLRSTDVSIVAHPPIEADVVASMNSKDLASHTREIISNMIPIV, encoded by the coding sequence TTGGTCGGGCTGTTCATCGTCCTGAGCTTTCCATTTTTATGTGTGTTCATGTTGATCAATCCGAAGAAGAACCGGAACCTGCACGTCGCCTGCCGCGCCTATTCGGTGATCAATCGAATATTTTTGGTTCGTGTCGCTGTCAGGGGCTTCAACACGATTGCCGAGGGCAAGCCGTATATCTACGTGGTCAACCATCAATGCAACTATGACGTGATGATCGTTGCCGAGGCGCTCAAGCCAGGCACGGTCATTGTCGGGAAGGAATCGCTCAAGTGGTTGCCCCTGGTGGGGCAATTGTATTGGCTGACCGGCAGCCTGTTCATTGACCGAAGCAATCCGCGGGCCTCGATCCAGAGCATGCGCAAGGTGGCCAAGAATGTCGCGGCCAACAATACGTCCCTCTGGATTTTCCCTGAAGGCACCCGGAACAATGGCGGGAACTTGTTACCTTTCAAGAGCGGCGCGTTCCGGCTCGCCAAGGACATGGGGGTGGGGATCGTTCCCGTGACGATCTGCTCCGCTGTCAGAGACGTTGCCTACAATTCATTGCGCTCCACTGACGTCAGCATCGTCGCCCACCCGCCCATCGAGGCGGATGTCGTGGCAAGCATGAATAGCAAGGACCTGGCGAGCCACACGCGGGAGATCATCAGCAACATGATCCCAATCGTTTGA
- a CDS encoding beta-ketoacyl synthase N-terminal-like domain-containing protein — protein MSNDAIVALAVNDWVMLRMPGAFEQGGTELHHGLAPRWDLTAGELVPSRELKNFDRQSLLLLAAMSLIEDANQGESLARAAVIGGTSNGSIDTVIQLIKESNESRFAFQVNPAQIPNTVINSSVGQLAIKYGIKGANVSLCAKELSFYSAMVQGLRFARRGDCERIYATAMETFSGEFGTLYADSHGLDAAERIDTAAIFSLRTCSDPQTPGPVVRSCVTGRLFPTSGASLGDLILTFVAGNGVALDRLGQVSVSVAESWRAALDDLGQAFGEKLAVLQRAKALSLSLVGAYQLADLAQSVKAGDVGVMACVDEEGFYGIALVGCSEAQAGAAKGSRDSSKVGDV, from the coding sequence ATGAGCAATGACGCTATCGTTGCACTGGCCGTAAACGATTGGGTCATGTTGCGGATGCCCGGCGCATTCGAGCAAGGGGGCACGGAGTTGCATCATGGGCTGGCGCCCCGGTGGGACCTGACGGCGGGCGAACTGGTGCCTAGCCGGGAGTTGAAGAACTTCGATCGACAGTCCCTGTTGCTGTTGGCGGCGATGTCGTTGATCGAGGATGCCAACCAGGGCGAATCCCTGGCGCGTGCGGCCGTCATTGGTGGCACGTCCAACGGTTCGATCGATACCGTCATCCAGTTGATCAAGGAGTCGAACGAAAGTCGTTTTGCATTCCAGGTCAATCCGGCACAGATCCCCAACACCGTCATAAATTCCTCGGTGGGGCAGTTGGCGATCAAATACGGCATCAAGGGTGCCAACGTTTCGCTCTGCGCCAAGGAACTGAGCTTCTACAGCGCGATGGTGCAAGGGCTGCGATTCGCCAGGCGCGGGGACTGCGAGCGGATCTACGCGACAGCCATGGAAACCTTCAGCGGCGAATTCGGTACTCTTTATGCCGACAGCCATGGGCTGGACGCGGCAGAACGAATCGATACCGCCGCGATTTTCAGTCTCCGAACCTGTTCCGATCCGCAAACGCCGGGGCCGGTGGTCAGGTCCTGCGTGACCGGGCGCTTGTTCCCCACGAGCGGGGCCAGCCTGGGCGACCTGATACTCACGTTCGTGGCAGGCAATGGGGTGGCGCTTGATAGACTCGGTCAGGTCAGCGTGTCGGTAGCGGAATCGTGGCGGGCCGCCCTGGACGATCTCGGCCAGGCATTCGGGGAAAAACTCGCTGTCCTGCAACGGGCAAAAGCATTGAGCCTGTCCCTGGTCGGAGCCTACCAACTCGCCGACTTGGCGCAATCGGTCAAGGCCGGCGATGTTGGGGTAATGGCGTGTGTCGATGAGGAAGGCTTCTATGGCATCGCATTGGTGGGGTGTAGCGAAGCCCAGGCCGGTGCTGCCAAGGGTTCAAGGGATTCAAGCAAGGTGGGTGACGTATGA
- a CDS encoding beta-ketoacyl-[acyl-carrier-protein] synthase family protein: protein MNSSGKGTRVVVTGLGPVSPIGVGKEAFFHALKTGVNGTVPLSKIDTQRFERKYGCEVKGTIAEWVADFDAFAESGTPSHFALAATGLALADAGIERAAIAGKRVNCYFGTTYGESNLIDDMVTAMAQSQPGLHASLGRTFASEISRDVARSIGSTGEAVTIGNACSASNAALIFGYEAIQAGDCELAICGGSDAVYKATFATFHRLGSMTDKDCTPFNAGRKGVLTSEGGSALVLESYERAIRRGAHIYAEVLGFAMNCDADHMVRLNHHSVGDCMKAALANACVPPGTVGYICAHGTGTAANDSNEYKAIEAVFGHSPPPVSSIKSMMGHSMGAAAGFGAIACMLALSEGLPPTINVSEQDPEIPIDVVCEGFRAGKVDVVINNAFAFGGNNSILVFGNPK, encoded by the coding sequence ATGAACAGCTCCGGTAAGGGCACAAGGGTGGTGGTGACGGGCCTGGGGCCGGTCAGTCCGATCGGGGTCGGAAAAGAGGCCTTTTTCCATGCTTTGAAAACAGGGGTGAACGGCACCGTGCCGCTGTCGAAAATCGACACGCAGCGCTTCGAAAGAAAGTACGGCTGCGAGGTGAAAGGCACCATCGCTGAATGGGTCGCTGATTTCGATGCGTTCGCCGAATCGGGTACGCCGAGTCATTTTGCCCTGGCCGCCACCGGGCTCGCCCTTGCCGATGCCGGGATCGAGCGGGCAGCGATTGCTGGCAAGCGGGTCAATTGTTACTTCGGCACGACTTATGGTGAATCCAACCTGATCGACGACATGGTCACGGCCATGGCGCAGTCCCAGCCAGGCCTGCATGCTTCGCTGGGGCGCACGTTTGCCTCCGAGATCAGCCGAGACGTGGCCAGATCGATAGGTTCCACCGGCGAGGCCGTGACGATTGGCAATGCCTGCTCGGCCAGTAATGCTGCGTTGATCTTCGGCTACGAGGCCATCCAGGCGGGTGACTGCGAGCTGGCCATCTGCGGTGGGAGCGATGCAGTGTACAAGGCCACCTTCGCGACCTTCCATCGCCTGGGCAGCATGACCGACAAGGACTGCACGCCGTTCAACGCCGGCCGCAAGGGTGTCCTGACCTCCGAAGGCGGCAGCGCGCTGGTGCTTGAAAGTTACGAACGGGCCATTCGCCGTGGAGCACACATTTATGCAGAAGTGCTGGGCTTCGCGATGAATTGCGATGCGGACCACATGGTGAGGCTCAATCATCACAGCGTTGGCGACTGCATGAAGGCGGCACTTGCAAACGCCTGCGTCCCGCCCGGGACGGTGGGTTATATCTGTGCCCACGGCACCGGTACGGCAGCCAATGACAGTAACGAGTACAAGGCCATCGAGGCGGTCTTTGGCCATTCACCGCCACCGGTCAGTTCGATCAAGTCCATGATGGGGCATAGCATGGGCGCGGCGGCGGGTTTCGGTGCCATCGCCTGCATGCTTGCCCTCAGCGAAGGGTTGCCGCCGACGATCAACGTGAGCGAGCAGGATCCTGAAATACCCATCGACGTGGTTTGCGAGGGTTTCAGGGCCGGAAAAGTCGACGTGGTCATCAACAATGCCTTCGCTTTTGGCGGAAATAATTCAATCCTGGTATTCGGTAATCCCAAATGA
- a CDS encoding acyl carrier protein: MTHVHEAKIKEIVSQALGVNAEEIQNHKDFIEAYGADSMSGIEILAGIEGAFQVRVDETYIPRITSVDSILSFIDKTLEAECA, encoded by the coding sequence ATGACTCACGTTCACGAAGCAAAAATCAAGGAAATCGTTTCCCAGGCCTTGGGGGTCAACGCCGAAGAAATCCAGAACCACAAGGACTTCATCGAAGCTTATGGCGCCGACTCGATGTCGGGAATAGAAATCCTCGCCGGCATCGAAGGTGCATTCCAGGTGCGGGTCGATGAAACCTACATCCCCAGGATCACCAGTGTGGATTCGATACTCTCGTTTATCGACAAGACCCTTGAGGCTGAGTGTGCATGA
- a CDS encoding methyltransferase family protein: MKTFRIDVAASLLVPVACASWVLHVCTGFALFQSVVMAAILLAAEFYFLRETDSGSQFDKGLKSGFMVSCAIAIVMLLQLLTRSDAMLQLAGSLLILCGIGLRAHGKIILGRHFSHSLRVLDDHELIRAGAFRYIRHPAYFGTLLIVTGFSLYASVYAAAIIFAVALALILKRVDGEEKMLVGFFGQSYVRYQADSFKVIPFII, translated from the coding sequence TTGAAAACGTTCAGGATTGATGTCGCCGCCAGTTTGCTGGTGCCGGTCGCATGCGCCTCTTGGGTGCTGCATGTCTGCACGGGGTTTGCGTTGTTCCAGTCAGTCGTCATGGCCGCCATCCTGCTCGCCGCAGAGTTTTATTTCCTGCGCGAAACCGACAGCGGCAGCCAATTCGACAAAGGCCTGAAAAGTGGCTTCATGGTGTCGTGCGCCATCGCGATCGTCATGCTGCTGCAGTTACTGACGCGCAGCGATGCGATGCTGCAATTGGCCGGATCGCTGCTGATCCTGTGCGGCATCGGCCTTCGAGCCCATGGAAAGATCATATTGGGACGGCACTTTTCCCATTCGCTGCGGGTGCTGGATGACCATGAGTTGATCCGCGCGGGCGCCTTCCGCTACATCCGCCACCCAGCCTATTTCGGCACGCTGCTCATTGTGACCGGATTCAGCTTGTACGCCAGCGTATACGCGGCGGCGATCATCTTCGCCGTTGCACTGGCCTTGATTCTTAAACGGGTCGACGGCGAAGAGAAAATGTTGGTCGGTTTTTTTGGCCAATCCTACGTTCGTTATCAGGCCGACAGCTTCAAGGTCATTCCTTTCATTATTTGA
- a CDS encoding NAD-dependent epimerase/dehydratase family protein yields MKKVLLLGASGFIGQGVYEILRQEQDLRVTRHSRSPKAGFAVCEVGSGAFIELVKDHDFIVNCTGIGLSRLGPSRANNETLTQQIMASIRVGPLDKKNLFHLSSVKAYNPEKRRDAYADDKWAAEQVIRANDHKVQGVILRVPTVLGRHDKNLLPMISMCKLKLLPLVTSELPALHVIGVESIARSIRQWLSRPPERTLQTCYLLSDDTVTYNDLVDEVYRRLQGAEGRARLRTVKVRTLFRIYKVLSFVDAFRRQRKLFPWARFNDLFVYPWRVEKDVRVIMTRSTLSVLVGAYFENVQD; encoded by the coding sequence GTGAAGAAGGTACTGCTTTTAGGCGCCAGTGGTTTTATCGGGCAGGGTGTCTACGAAATCCTCAGGCAGGAACAAGACCTGCGGGTTACCCGCCATTCGCGTTCGCCAAAGGCGGGTTTTGCGGTGTGCGAGGTCGGCTCTGGGGCGTTTATCGAACTGGTCAAAGATCACGATTTCATTGTCAATTGCACGGGCATCGGCCTCAGTCGCCTGGGGCCGAGCCGTGCCAATAACGAGACACTGACCCAACAGATAATGGCGTCCATCCGAGTCGGCCCGCTCGATAAGAAAAACCTGTTCCACCTGAGCAGCGTCAAGGCCTATAACCCGGAGAAAAGGCGGGACGCGTACGCGGACGACAAATGGGCGGCCGAGCAGGTTATTCGTGCCAATGACCACAAAGTGCAGGGCGTGATCCTACGGGTGCCGACGGTACTGGGCCGCCACGATAAAAACCTGCTGCCGATGATTTCGATGTGCAAATTGAAGTTACTGCCATTGGTCACCAGCGAACTTCCAGCCTTGCACGTCATTGGCGTGGAGAGCATTGCCCGATCCATCCGCCAATGGCTCTCACGTCCTCCCGAACGGACTTTGCAAACCTGCTATCTGCTGAGCGACGACACAGTTACCTATAACGATCTGGTCGACGAGGTGTACCGCCGGCTCCAGGGCGCCGAAGGCCGGGCGAGGCTACGCACGGTAAAGGTGCGCACACTGTTCAGGATCTACAAGGTGCTGTCTTTCGTCGATGCCTTCAGGCGCCAGCGCAAGTTGTTTCCCTGGGCGCGCTTCAATGACTTGTTCGTATACCCCTGGCGGGTCGAAAAGGATGTGAGAGTGATCATGACTCGTTCAACGTTATCGGTATTGGTGGGGGCTTATTTTGAAAACGTTCAGGATTGA